A single Zootoca vivipara chromosome 1, rZooViv1.1, whole genome shotgun sequence DNA region contains:
- the MGAT2 gene encoding alpha-1,6-mannosyl-glycoprotein 2-beta-N-acetylglucosaminyltransferase: MRLRIYKRKVLALLLALAVAACALALWGGAGEATGGGKREDDRAPPPPPPGDQPVVPAGSSSSSLPARAGQRLPNASSPAWLPGEEAAASALLGPNRTLHYRSLVYRLNFDQPVRNEERWRAATSEGGDGAGASPDGVAVAVVVQVHERAEHLRLLLASLRRAPGAERVLLVLSHDVWSAELNALAASVDFCAVLQVFFPFSLQLYPGEFPGTDPRDCARDVGQAAALRLGCLNAQYPDAFGHYREAAFAQTKHHWWWKLHFVWERVRALRRHPGLVLFLEEDHYLAPDFYHVLQRMWAARQRDCPECQVLSLGTYAPVRGPFSGRADKLELKTWKSTEHNMGMAFGRDTYEQLMGCAEAFCTYDDYNWDWTLQHLTVSCLPRFWKVLVPEIPRVFHTGDCGMHHKKQCQPAAQSAKVDALLDANRQHLFPETMVVGKRYSLAPLSPHVKNGGWGDIRDHELCKSYRRLQ; encoded by the coding sequence ATGAGGCTCCGCATCTACAAGCGCAAAGTGCTAGCGCTGCTGCTCGCCCTGGCCGTCGCCGCGTGCGCCCTTGCGCTCTGGGGAGGCGCCGGAGAAGCCACCGGGGGAGGCAAGCGGGAGGACGATCGGGCACCGCCACCACCGCCGCCGGGAGACCAGCCCGTGGTGccggccggcagcagcagcagcagccttcccGCCCGGGCCGGGCAGCGGCTCCCCAACGCATCGTCTCCGGCTTGGCTCCCCGGGGAAGAAGCGGCCGCGTCGGCGCTGCTGGGCCCCAACCGGACGCTGCACTACCGCTCGCTGGTCTACCGGCTCAACTTCGACCAGCCCGTGCGCAACGAGGAGCGCTGGCGGGCGGCGACGTCGGAGGGCGGCGACGGCGCGGGCGCTTCCCCGGACGGCGtggcggtggcggtggtggtgcagGTGCACGAGCGCGCCGAGCACCTCCGGCTGCTGCTGGCATCTTTGCGCCGCGCGCCGGGCGCCGAGCGGGTGCTGCTGGTGCTCAGCCACGACGTGTGGTCGGCCGAGCTGAACGCGCTGGCCGCGTCGGTGGACTTTTGCGCCGTGCTGCAGGTCTTCTTCCCGTTCAGCCTGCAGCTGTACCCGGGCGAGTTCCCCGGCACGGACCCGCGGGACTGCGCGCGCGACGTGGGCCAGGCAGCGGCGCTGCGCCTGGGCTGCCTCAATGCGCAGTACCCGGACGCCTTCGGCCACTACCGCGAGGCGGCCTTCGCGCAGACCAAGCACCACTGGTGGTGGAAGCTGCACTTCGTGTGGGAGCGAGTGCGCGCCCTGCGACGCCACCCGGGCCTCGTGCTCTTCCTGGAGGAGGACCACTACTTGGCGCCCGACTTCTACCACGTGCTGCAGCGCATGTGGGCCGCGCGCCAGAGGGACTGCCCTGAGTGCCAGGTGCTGTCGCTGGGCACCTACGCGCCCGTGCGGGGACCCTTCTCCGGCCGCGCCGACAAGCTGgagctgaaaacctggaagtccACCGAGCACAACATGGGCATGGCCTTTGGGCGGGACACCTACGAGCAGTTGATGGGCTGCGCCGAGGCCTTCTGCACCTACGACGACTACAACTGGGACTGGACTCTGCAGCACCTGACCGTCAGCTGCCTGCCGCGCTTCTGGAAGGTGCTGGTGCCCGAGATCCCCAGGGTCTTCCACACGGGCGACTGCGGCATGCACCACAAGAAGCAGTGCCAGCCCGCCGCCCAGAGTGCCAAAGTCGACGCGCTGCTCGATGCCAACCGGCAGCACCTGTTCCCCGAGACCATGGTGGTGGGCAAGAGGTACTCGCTGGCCCCGCTGAGCCCCCACGTCAAGAACGGCGGCTGGGGGGATATTCGGGACCACGAGCTCTGCAAAAGTTACCGCAGGTTGCAGTAA
- the RPS29 gene encoding small ribosomal subunit protein uS14, which yields MGHQQLYWSHPRKFGQGSRSCRVCSNRHGLIRKYGLNMCRQCFRQYAKDIGFIKLD from the exons ATGGGGCACCAGCAGCTCTACTGGAGCCACCCGAGGAAGTTCGGCCAGGGATCCCGGTCCTG ccgcgtGTGCTCCAACCGCCACGGCCTCATCCGCAAGTACGGGCTCAACATGTGCCGCCAGTGCTTCCGCCAATACGCCAAGGACATCGGCTTCATCAAG CTGGATTAA
- the LRR1 gene encoding leucine-rich repeat protein 1 isoform X1, producing the protein MRLPCEVSVASRLLPSAGLRGPGRSVRAVLALGKPGGGGGGVWLLVSTARHRPGAKYQLRENIEQLFTKFVEEGKATVRLKEPAVDICLSKANVGQLKTFLSAMKLADRGTNEESLQLSTLAPPKASEVEKPKTKMTITSRKDYPLTQNFPYTLEQLQASYCKLARIDMRILCLKSLRKLDLSHNRIKKLPATIGDLVSLQELSLQGNLLESFGVALCNSTLRRSLQSLDLSQNKIKALPAQFCQLRELIHLKLDDNDLIRLPFKIGQLSQLRFLSVARNKLPFLPNSFGKLSLESLDLFGNPFEQPKPLAPDIQLKIPLTLWEYSARATINYRLPYSCHVLPSHLCHDLDMSKSCHCGQACLSSFIQTTVTVNLHSVAHTVVLVDNMGSTEAPILRYFCSLTCYSQFLDRHLQSVR; encoded by the exons ATGCGGCTGCCGTGCGAGGTGTCGGTGGCGAGCCGCCTGCTCCCCTCGGCGGGGCTGCGAGGGCCGGGCCGCTCCGTCAGGGCTGTGCTCGCCCTCGGGaagccgggaggaggaggaggaggagtctggctCCTGGTCAGCACCGCCCGACACCGCCCGGGGGCCAAGTaccag CTGAGAGAGAACATAGAGCAGCTTTTTACTAAGTTCGTGGAGGAAGGAAAAGCCACCGTACGGCTGAAGGAGCCAGCCGTGGACATCTGTCTCAGCAAG GCAAATGTTGGCCAGCTGAAGACTTTCCTCTCTGCAATGAAGCTGGCTGACCGAGGCACCAATGAGGAAAGCTTACAACTGTCCACCTTGGCCCCACCAAAAGCTTCTGAAGTTGAGAAGCCAAAGACAAAGATGACCATAACATCCAGGAAGGATTACCCTTTAACCCAGAACTTCCCGTACACTCTGGAGCAACTCCAGGCCTCTTACTGCAAATTAGCCCGCATTGATATGCGCATACTTTGCCTGAAGAGTCTTCGGAAACTGGACTTGAGCCACAACCGTATCAAGAAACTGCCAGCCACAATTGGGGATCTTGTGTCCCTCCAGGAGCTCAGTCTACAAGGCAACCTCCTGGAATCCTTTGGCGTGGCCCTCTGTAATTCCACCCTCCGAAGGTCGCTCCAGTCTCTGGATCTCAGCCAGAACAAAATCAAAGCGCTTCCAGCACAGTTCTGCCAGTTGCGGGAGCTCATTCACTTGAAGTTGGACGACAATGATCTGATCCGGCTGCCATTCAAGATTGGTCAACTGAGCCAGCTCCGCTTCTTGTCCGTGGCTCGGAACAAGCTCCCCTTTTTACCCAACAGCTTTGGAAAACTCTCCCTCGAGAGCCTGGATTTATTTGGCAATCCTTTTGAGCAGCCCAAACCCCTTGCTCCTGACATACAGCTAAAAATACCATTGACTTTGTGGGAATATTCAGCTAGAGCAACGATTAATTACAG GCTCCCGTACAGCTGCCACGTCCTTCCTTCTCACCTCTGTCACGATCTGGACATGTCAAAGAGCTGTCACTGTGGGCAGGCCTGCCTAAGCAGCTTCATTCAGACGACCGTGACCGTGAATCTCCACAGTGTGGCGCACACGGTTGTCCTTGTGGACAACATGGGGAGCACAGAGGCTCCCATCCTCCGCTACTTCTGCTCTCTGACTTGCTACTCTCAGTTCCTGGACAGACATCTGCAAAGCGTCCGGTGA
- the LRR1 gene encoding leucine-rich repeat protein 1 isoform X2, with protein MFLPGAQGYVERGQLRENIEQLFTKFVEEGKATVRLKEPAVDICLSKANVGQLKTFLSAMKLADRGTNEESLQLSTLAPPKASEVEKPKTKMTITSRKDYPLTQNFPYTLEQLQASYCKLARIDMRILCLKSLRKLDLSHNRIKKLPATIGDLVSLQELSLQGNLLESFGVALCNSTLRRSLQSLDLSQNKIKALPAQFCQLRELIHLKLDDNDLIRLPFKIGQLSQLRFLSVARNKLPFLPNSFGKLSLESLDLFGNPFEQPKPLAPDIQLKIPLTLWEYSARATINYRLPYSCHVLPSHLCHDLDMSKSCHCGQACLSSFIQTTVTVNLHSVAHTVVLVDNMGSTEAPILRYFCSLTCYSQFLDRHLQSVR; from the exons atgtttttgcctggtgcccaaGGATATGTAGAAAGAGGCCAG CTGAGAGAGAACATAGAGCAGCTTTTTACTAAGTTCGTGGAGGAAGGAAAAGCCACCGTACGGCTGAAGGAGCCAGCCGTGGACATCTGTCTCAGCAAG GCAAATGTTGGCCAGCTGAAGACTTTCCTCTCTGCAATGAAGCTGGCTGACCGAGGCACCAATGAGGAAAGCTTACAACTGTCCACCTTGGCCCCACCAAAAGCTTCTGAAGTTGAGAAGCCAAAGACAAAGATGACCATAACATCCAGGAAGGATTACCCTTTAACCCAGAACTTCCCGTACACTCTGGAGCAACTCCAGGCCTCTTACTGCAAATTAGCCCGCATTGATATGCGCATACTTTGCCTGAAGAGTCTTCGGAAACTGGACTTGAGCCACAACCGTATCAAGAAACTGCCAGCCACAATTGGGGATCTTGTGTCCCTCCAGGAGCTCAGTCTACAAGGCAACCTCCTGGAATCCTTTGGCGTGGCCCTCTGTAATTCCACCCTCCGAAGGTCGCTCCAGTCTCTGGATCTCAGCCAGAACAAAATCAAAGCGCTTCCAGCACAGTTCTGCCAGTTGCGGGAGCTCATTCACTTGAAGTTGGACGACAATGATCTGATCCGGCTGCCATTCAAGATTGGTCAACTGAGCCAGCTCCGCTTCTTGTCCGTGGCTCGGAACAAGCTCCCCTTTTTACCCAACAGCTTTGGAAAACTCTCCCTCGAGAGCCTGGATTTATTTGGCAATCCTTTTGAGCAGCCCAAACCCCTTGCTCCTGACATACAGCTAAAAATACCATTGACTTTGTGGGAATATTCAGCTAGAGCAACGATTAATTACAG GCTCCCGTACAGCTGCCACGTCCTTCCTTCTCACCTCTGTCACGATCTGGACATGTCAAAGAGCTGTCACTGTGGGCAGGCCTGCCTAAGCAGCTTCATTCAGACGACCGTGACCGTGAATCTCCACAGTGTGGCGCACACGGTTGTCCTTGTGGACAACATGGGGAGCACAGAGGCTCCCATCCTCCGCTACTTCTGCTCTCTGACTTGCTACTCTCAGTTCCTGGACAGACATCTGCAAAGCGTCCGGTGA